One window of Litoribrevibacter albus genomic DNA carries:
- a CDS encoding substrate-binding periplasmic protein, translated as MNHIKAMLVSFFLFLTVFASPYLQAKENQIYLTSLEWPPYSGAELPDGGAAISIAKAAFEEMGYELVVEFYPWSRALIHAKDPDSPYAGYFPEYYSKDREAHYLFSRAIGSGPLGFVEQAEHPIKWNSLSDLTAYTIGVVRDYVNTPEFDVAVLNGQLSVQEVSADVQNIWKVLNGRIPLAVIDRNVFEYLVYTDMSLALADQQVRMNPKLLDIKELYVCFNKAKNGAHWQKIFNEGLLKLDVAKMMSDYFEKIGIERN; from the coding sequence ATGAACCATATAAAAGCAATGCTTGTTAGCTTTTTTCTGTTCTTGACGGTATTCGCTTCTCCTTATCTTCAGGCCAAAGAAAATCAGATTTATCTTACCTCTTTAGAGTGGCCTCCTTATTCAGGTGCAGAACTTCCTGACGGTGGAGCGGCCATTTCCATTGCCAAAGCTGCATTTGAAGAAATGGGTTATGAACTGGTGGTTGAGTTTTATCCCTGGTCGAGAGCTTTGATCCATGCAAAAGACCCTGACAGCCCTTACGCCGGATACTTTCCTGAGTATTATTCTAAGGACAGGGAAGCTCATTATCTGTTTAGTAGAGCAATTGGTTCTGGCCCTTTAGGATTCGTCGAACAGGCTGAACATCCGATTAAGTGGAATTCACTTTCAGATCTGACCGCTTATACGATTGGTGTTGTCCGCGATTATGTGAATACGCCGGAATTTGATGTTGCGGTTTTAAACGGGCAGTTGTCAGTGCAGGAAGTATCAGCCGATGTGCAAAATATTTGGAAGGTACTGAATGGTAGAATTCCCTTGGCTGTGATTGATCGAAATGTGTTTGAGTATCTGGTGTACACAGATATGTCTCTGGCATTAGCTGATCAACAGGTTCGGATGAACCCAAAGTTATTGGACATCAAGGAGCTCTATGTGTGTTTTAACAAAGCTAAGAACGGGGCGCATTGGCAGAAAATTTTCAATGAGGGATTGTTGAAGCTGGATGTAGCCAAGAT
- a CDS encoding PAS domain-containing protein: protein MTQFEDFEALIGNANVGIHCVDKNGYIIYANAQELETLGYQRDEYIGHHVSEFEVEEGSLQQLMFLLNSMSTLENYPYKVKGKNGIKHIVFHSSIYQKEGEFVHTRCFGNEVDPAIFEVYQRLLAQ, encoded by the coding sequence ATGACTCAGTTCGAAGACTTCGAAGCACTCATTGGGAATGCTAATGTCGGTATTCATTGCGTTGATAAAAATGGCTACATTATTTACGCCAATGCCCAGGAATTAGAGACGCTTGGTTATCAACGTGATGAATACATTGGTCATCATGTGTCGGAATTTGAAGTGGAGGAGGGAAGTCTTCAACAACTGATGTTTCTGCTTAATTCTATGTCTACTCTGGAAAACTACCCTTATAAAGTAAAAGGGAAAAACGGCATTAAGCACATTGTGTTTCATTCGAGTATCTACCAAAAGGAAGGGGAGTTTGTGCATACCCGTTGCTTTGGTAATGAAGTTGATCCTGCCATTTTTGAGGTGTATCAGCGCCTGCTTGCTCAGTAG
- a CDS encoding glutamine synthetase family protein, which produces MSRSQESSLQASQEALDFLLKHPEVETIELLVADLNGVIRGKRIERSLLKKVYKKGFYLPGSVMALDATGTTVEESGLGMDVGDCDRLCFPIPGTLSIVPWHDGDRAQALCTMYETDGTPFFADPRQVLVNAVKRFEALGYTPGIALELEFYLIDPQTNERGQIQPPLIPGTDRRMSSKQVYSVDDLDDYDFFIRDVITTAQAQNIPADTVIAEYAPGQFEVNLNYGNDILAAADQAVLLKRVISSVAKKYGMQASFMAKPYIDESGNGLHIHLSLMDSEGMNVFAADDPTTNHLLKSAVAGLLDMADSTQALLCPNVNSYRRLAPEAFAPTSKTWGVDNRTVAIRIPSGGKESTRIEHRISGADANPYLAVTTLLAGVVEGITQDMSAPEVVTGNAYEQDHSHIADNQRDALRAMTADPRVLDWFGADFIEMYGKCKWSEVQLFERQVTAMEYELLLPYT; this is translated from the coding sequence ATGAGTCGTTCTCAAGAAAGTTCTCTGCAGGCATCACAAGAAGCCTTGGATTTTTTATTAAAGCACCCGGAAGTGGAAACCATTGAATTGTTGGTGGCAGACCTCAATGGCGTGATCCGTGGTAAACGTATCGAGCGCAGTCTATTAAAGAAGGTCTATAAAAAAGGGTTTTATTTACCTGGTTCAGTGATGGCTCTCGATGCCACCGGCACCACAGTCGAAGAAAGTGGTTTGGGAATGGATGTCGGCGATTGCGACCGTTTATGTTTTCCCATTCCTGGAACCTTATCGATTGTTCCTTGGCATGACGGGGATCGGGCTCAAGCCTTGTGCACCATGTATGAAACTGACGGTACGCCATTCTTTGCGGACCCCCGACAAGTCTTGGTGAATGCAGTTAAGCGGTTTGAAGCCTTAGGCTATACCCCGGGGATTGCGCTCGAACTTGAGTTCTATTTGATTGATCCTCAAACCAACGAGCGAGGGCAGATTCAGCCACCGCTGATTCCGGGAACGGATCGTCGTATGAGTTCCAAGCAAGTGTATTCTGTGGATGACTTGGACGATTACGATTTCTTCATTCGCGATGTGATTACCACCGCGCAGGCTCAGAATATTCCAGCGGATACCGTGATTGCCGAGTATGCGCCCGGTCAGTTCGAAGTGAATTTGAATTACGGCAACGATATTTTGGCGGCAGCGGATCAGGCGGTACTGCTTAAACGTGTCATTAGCAGTGTGGCCAAAAAGTATGGAATGCAGGCTTCTTTTATGGCGAAGCCGTACATTGATGAGTCAGGTAATGGGCTTCATATTCATCTGAGTTTGATGGATTCTGAAGGCATGAATGTCTTTGCGGCGGATGACCCAACCACCAACCACTTATTAAAAAGTGCAGTTGCCGGATTGCTGGATATGGCTGATTCAACGCAAGCCTTATTATGCCCGAATGTGAACAGCTATCGACGCTTAGCCCCGGAAGCCTTTGCGCCGACTTCAAAAACCTGGGGCGTGGACAATCGTACTGTGGCGATTCGAATCCCTTCGGGCGGGAAGGAATCTACCCGTATCGAACACCGGATTTCTGGTGCGGATGCCAACCCGTATCTGGCAGTGACTACGTTATTGGCCGGGGTCGTTGAGGGGATCACTCAGGATATGAGTGCACCAGAGGTGGTTACGGGGAATGCTTATGAACAAGATCACAGCCATATTGCCGATAATCAGCGGGATGCTTTACGGGCCATGACGGCTGACCCTCGGGTTCTGGACTGGTTCGGTGCGGATTTCATTGAAATGTACGGGAAATGCAAGTGGTCGGAAGTTCAATTATTTGAACGTCAGGTTACTGCGATGGAGTATGAACTATTATTACCTTATACCTAA
- a CDS encoding NAD-dependent succinate-semialdehyde dehydrogenase produces the protein MPTSLPQESLLKEHCYIDGHWADAISERRYPVVNPANGDVLAEVPDCSAQDTEQAVEKAHQAFLTWSNTTSKHRSQILRKWFDLIIEHQQAIAELMTQECGKPLFESLGEVNYGASFVEWFSEEAKRAYGDIIPAPFADRKILVQKQPVGVCSAITPWNFPLAMITRKCAPAIASGCTVVVKPAEATPLTALALAELAERAGLPSGVFNVVTASHGKDVGEVLSTHPLIRKISFTGSTGVGKLLLKQSAESVKRVSMELGGNAPFIVFDDADMDKAIEGAMVSKYRNTGQTCVCANRFIVHEDVYETFTQRLAERSAALVVGNGMDEGVQQGPLINMAAVEKVDSLVKDAVSKGGKVLTGGQPHELGGTFYQPTVLTQLSRDMKIAQEEIFGPVCPVFKFRTEEEAIEIANDTPYGLAAYFYSNDQSRVWRVASKLDYGMIGINEGIISTELAPFGGMKESGMGREGSKYGLDEYLEVKYLCMGGLDV, from the coding sequence GTGCCAACTTCTCTGCCTCAAGAATCTCTCTTAAAAGAGCACTGTTATATCGATGGACACTGGGCTGACGCGATTTCAGAACGACGCTATCCAGTGGTGAATCCTGCGAATGGGGATGTCTTGGCAGAGGTGCCGGATTGCAGTGCTCAAGATACTGAACAGGCGGTGGAGAAAGCGCACCAAGCGTTTTTGACCTGGTCCAACACCACTTCGAAACACAGAAGCCAAATTTTGAGAAAGTGGTTTGACCTTATTATTGAACACCAACAAGCCATTGCGGAGCTTATGACTCAAGAGTGTGGTAAGCCCTTGTTCGAGTCGCTGGGCGAAGTCAATTATGGTGCATCCTTTGTCGAATGGTTCTCTGAAGAAGCAAAACGCGCGTATGGCGATATCATTCCAGCGCCTTTTGCAGACAGAAAAATTCTCGTTCAAAAACAACCCGTTGGTGTATGCAGTGCCATTACCCCCTGGAACTTCCCACTAGCCATGATTACTCGTAAATGTGCACCAGCTATCGCGTCGGGTTGTACGGTGGTGGTTAAACCGGCAGAGGCCACTCCACTCACGGCGTTGGCCTTGGCTGAGCTGGCTGAACGGGCTGGTTTACCTAGTGGTGTATTTAATGTGGTTACTGCTTCGCACGGGAAAGATGTGGGTGAAGTATTAAGTACGCATCCGCTCATTCGTAAGATTTCTTTTACCGGGTCTACTGGGGTAGGCAAGCTGCTGTTGAAGCAGAGTGCCGAGAGTGTGAAGCGGGTGTCGATGGAACTGGGCGGAAACGCACCGTTCATAGTGTTTGATGACGCCGATATGGATAAAGCCATTGAAGGCGCCATGGTGTCAAAATATCGCAACACTGGGCAAACCTGTGTCTGTGCTAATCGCTTCATCGTTCATGAAGATGTCTATGAAACGTTTACTCAACGTTTGGCAGAACGATCTGCCGCATTGGTGGTGGGCAATGGTATGGACGAAGGTGTTCAGCAAGGTCCATTGATCAATATGGCGGCGGTGGAAAAGGTGGATAGCTTAGTAAAGGATGCTGTCTCAAAAGGCGGCAAGGTACTGACAGGTGGGCAACCCCATGAGTTGGGTGGAACCTTCTATCAGCCCACTGTGTTAACTCAGTTAAGTCGCGATATGAAGATCGCGCAGGAAGAAATTTTTGGGCCGGTTTGTCCTGTCTTTAAGTTTCGTACTGAAGAAGAAGCCATCGAGATAGCTAATGACACGCCTTATGGCCTGGCGGCATATTTTTACAGTAATGATCAGTCACGTGTATGGCGAGTGGCGTCCAAACTGGACTACGGCATGATCGGCATTAATGAAGGCATTATTTCGACCGAACTGGCGCCGTTTGGTGGCATGAAAGAGTCTGGCATGGGCCGCGAAGGCAGCAAATACGGTTTGGATGAATATCTGGAAGTGAAATACCTCTGTATGGGTGGCCTAGACGTTTAG